A region of Actinomycetota bacterium DNA encodes the following proteins:
- a CDS encoding M23 family metallopeptidase, which translates to MVRARPPGRGFPAAVVFLSLAGLLSLRSALLLPATAPGGVVERPPRGLASVFSFLPRSARPAPPTAQAWAAAAASNVVSATAATRPAVGPVTGPFHERRPGHLHTGIDIDGETGDPIRAAFAGIVLVAGRAPSGYGGYGTLVVIGHPNGLTTLYAHLSRVSVGVGRQVASGDVVGAMGCTGSCTGSHLHFEVRIANQPVDPERYLPPP; encoded by the coding sequence ATCGTTCGGGCACGCCCTCCGGGGCGCGGCTTCCCCGCCGCCGTCGTGTTCCTCTCGCTGGCCGGCCTCCTCTCCCTCCGGTCCGCCCTGCTCCTGCCCGCCACCGCACCGGGCGGGGTCGTCGAGCGCCCGCCCCGGGGGTTGGCGAGTGTGTTCAGCTTCCTGCCACGGTCCGCCCGGCCCGCGCCACCGACGGCTCAGGCGTGGGCGGCGGCGGCGGCGTCCAACGTGGTGTCCGCGACCGCGGCGACCCGACCGGCGGTGGGGCCCGTCACCGGCCCGTTCCACGAGCGGCGGCCCGGTCATCTCCACACCGGCATCGACATCGACGGCGAGACCGGCGACCCGATCCGCGCCGCGTTCGCGGGCATCGTGCTGGTCGCGGGACGGGCACCCAGTGGCTACGGCGGGTACGGCACGCTCGTCGTCATCGGCCACCCGAACGGTCTGACCACGCTCTACGCCCACCTGTCGCGCGTCTCGGTGGGAGTCGGTCGGCAGGTCGCGTCAGGCGACGTCGTCGGGGCGATGGGCTGCACCGGCTCGTGCACGGGCTCGCACCTCCACTTCGAGGTGCGCATCGCCAACCAGCCCGTCGATCCCGAGCGCTACCTGCCGCCGCCGTAG
- a CDS encoding SDR family oxidoreductase — protein MELNDKLVVVTGGASGIGRALCKRFAREGARGVVVADLDGAGAATVADAISAGGGTALAVSTDVAVEADVVALVDKATDTFGPIDLFCANAGIAISGSVDAPDEAWQRIWEINVMAHVYSARAVLPAMVARGEGYLLHTASAAGLLTNLGAAPYAVTKHGAVALAEWLAITYGDAGIKVSCLCPQGVRTNMLLGAGPEGDALLAATAIEPEAVADAVVAGLAAERFLILPHPEVAEYLRRKAGDYDRWLAGMRRLQASVLGPPQPLSR, from the coding sequence ATGGAGCTCAACGACAAGCTGGTCGTGGTCACCGGCGGAGCAAGCGGCATCGGACGCGCCCTGTGCAAGCGCTTCGCGCGTGAGGGTGCGCGGGGCGTCGTGGTGGCCGATCTCGACGGGGCGGGCGCGGCAACCGTGGCCGATGCGATCTCGGCCGGCGGCGGCACCGCGCTGGCCGTGTCCACCGATGTGGCCGTCGAAGCCGACGTGGTCGCCCTGGTCGACAAGGCGACCGACACCTTCGGGCCCATCGACCTGTTCTGCGCCAACGCGGGCATCGCCATCAGCGGCAGCGTCGACGCGCCGGACGAGGCGTGGCAGCGCATCTGGGAGATCAACGTCATGGCCCACGTCTACTCGGCCCGGGCGGTGCTTCCCGCCATGGTCGCGCGCGGCGAGGGCTACCTCCTCCACACCGCGTCGGCCGCGGGTCTGCTGACGAACCTCGGGGCCGCGCCGTACGCGGTCACGAAGCACGGCGCGGTCGCCCTGGCCGAGTGGCTCGCGATCACCTACGGCGATGCAGGCATCAAGGTCTCGTGCCTGTGCCCGCAAGGCGTGCGCACCAACATGCTCCTCGGCGCGGGCCCCGAAGGCGACGCGTTGCTGGCGGCGACCGCCATCGAGCCCGAAGCTGTCGCCGACGCAGTGGTCGCCGGCCTGGCCGCGGAGCGCTTCCTCATCCTCCCGCACCCCGAGGTGGCCGAGTACCTGCGGCGCAAGGCCGGCGACTACGACCGCTGGCTGGCGGGCATGCGCCGGCTGCAGGCCTCCGTGCTGGGGCCGCCCCAGCCGCTCAGCCGGTGA
- a CDS encoding maleylpyruvate isomerase family mycothiol-dependent enzyme — translation MGMTLEHDEVSQLLGAYALDSCTSSEAAAIEDHGKTCPACAAEISRLRDAAGWLAVATGREPPAPLRTRVLDAARARRAPSAVSVVTYETQLARMTELLEALDDDGWHAPTADGRTAHDLVVHLAAIESLLAARLGLDDDPLAGEPDLDARTAALLERHRDAGPARALAAWRHYTDAVRRYARLDQTDLHRRVEWVGVAMPLDRVLVNRAFETWIHADDIRGAVQLAMRPPPAAQMALVAELAVRSLPAAARATGVDLGSRTVRLVLTGDGGGDWLLRARPDVPESSPAVVLTADVLDFCLLAAGRLAPTQVAHTVEGDADLASELLFAAPAFAAA, via the coding sequence ATGGGCATGACCCTCGAGCACGACGAGGTCAGCCAGCTCCTCGGCGCGTACGCCCTCGACTCCTGCACGTCGAGCGAGGCGGCCGCCATCGAGGACCACGGGAAGACCTGCCCGGCGTGTGCCGCTGAGATCTCCCGTCTCCGGGACGCGGCCGGGTGGTTGGCCGTGGCGACGGGACGCGAGCCACCCGCGCCGCTCCGCACCCGCGTACTCGACGCGGCGCGGGCGCGCCGCGCGCCGAGCGCGGTGAGCGTCGTCACCTATGAGACCCAGCTCGCTCGCATGACCGAGCTGTTGGAGGCGCTCGACGACGATGGCTGGCACGCGCCGACGGCCGACGGCCGCACTGCGCACGATCTCGTGGTCCATCTGGCCGCCATCGAAAGCCTGCTCGCGGCGCGCCTCGGCCTCGACGACGATCCCCTGGCCGGTGAGCCCGACCTCGACGCGCGAACCGCGGCCCTGCTCGAGCGGCACCGCGACGCCGGCCCGGCGCGCGCCCTCGCCGCGTGGCGGCACTACACCGACGCGGTGCGCCGGTACGCGCGCCTCGACCAGACCGACCTGCATCGGCGAGTCGAATGGGTGGGGGTGGCGATGCCCCTCGACCGGGTCCTGGTCAACCGGGCCTTCGAGACCTGGATCCACGCCGACGACATCCGTGGCGCCGTCCAGCTCGCCATGCGGCCCCCTCCGGCCGCGCAGATGGCGCTCGTGGCCGAGCTGGCCGTGCGCTCGCTCCCGGCCGCCGCCCGCGCCACAGGGGTCGACCTCGGATCGCGCACGGTGCGACTCGTGCTCACCGGCGACGGCGGTGGCGACTGGCTGCTGCGGGCCCGACCCGACGTGCCGGAGTCCTCGCCCGCGGTCGTGCTGACCGCCGACGTGCTCGACTTCTGCCTCCTCGCCGCCGGGCGTCTGGCGCCGACGCAGGTCGCGCACACCGTCGAAGGTGACGCCGACCTCGCCTCCGAGCTGCTCTTCGCCGCGCCCGCCTTCGCAGCCGCGTGA
- a CDS encoding sigma-70 family RNA polymerase sigma factor — protein sequence MSNVARPAESSRSWEIDLRARLIAGDDTGLSELYDQYASFVYGLARRVAGSETAAEDVTQDVFVSVWERPEAFDPERGSMRSFIGTLAHRRAVDWVRREESRRRRAEAAGREPGLPPDVEEAATALIMAERVRVAVDSLPDDQRVAVQLAYFGGRTYRQVADDLGLAEGTAKARLRVGLRRLARELEHEGIREWA from the coding sequence ATGAGCAACGTGGCCCGGCCCGCGGAGAGCAGCCGATCATGGGAGATCGACCTTCGCGCCCGTCTGATCGCGGGCGACGACACGGGTCTGAGCGAGCTCTACGACCAGTACGCATCGTTCGTCTACGGCCTCGCCCGCCGGGTGGCGGGCAGCGAGACCGCGGCCGAGGACGTGACCCAGGACGTGTTCGTGAGCGTCTGGGAGCGTCCCGAGGCCTTCGACCCCGAGCGCGGCTCGATGCGGTCGTTCATCGGCACGCTCGCCCATCGGCGGGCGGTCGACTGGGTGCGCCGGGAGGAGTCGCGCCGCCGGCGGGCGGAGGCCGCAGGCCGGGAGCCGGGCCTGCCGCCCGACGTCGAGGAGGCTGCGACCGCGTTGATCATGGCCGAGCGGGTCCGGGTCGCGGTCGACTCGCTGCCCGACGACCAGCGGGTAGCCGTGCAGCTCGCCTACTTCGGGGGGCGCACGTACCGGCAGGTGGCGGACGACCTCGGCCTGGCGGAGGGCACGGCGAAGGCGCGCTTGCGGGTGGGGCTGCGCCGGCTGGCTCGCGAGCTCGAACACGAAGGGATCCGGGAATGGGCATGA